In Drosophila miranda strain MSH22 chromosome XR, D.miranda_PacBio2.1, whole genome shotgun sequence, the genomic window CCCGACCAGAGCCAAGGCCGACAGTAAAGAGAGCTCCACAGAGGCGATAGAGCTGGCCAACGATGATGAGAAGGCGGAGTCGGAGctagagccagagccagaaccagaaccaaaaccaaaaccagagccagagacagaggtagagacagaggcagaggctgaACCAGAGCCGGCTGCCAAGGAGGCGGAAGAAGTGTCTTCCGGCGGCAAGGAGATCACAAAAGATGATGTTGTGGAGGCCTCCCCCAAGGCTCCAGGTCCAGAGGAATTGATGGATGTGGATGAAACCGAAACCGTGACAGAGGAAGAAGAAGATGGCGAGGACTCACAGATCACAAGCAGCAGTTCCAAGGAGCAGAAGCTGCCAGACGGCGACGAAGAGATGGACACAGTGGAGGAGGAAGCCACCACCAACGGGGATCATGAGCGAGAGGCTGAGGACGCCGAAGAAGACGATGTGGAGAAGATCGGCAGCACAGCAGAGAACAGCTGCGAGGCCGAAGATCCACTGGGAGCAGCCACCACACAGCCCGATACAGAGGAGGAGGAAGCATCTACCGAAAAGAAAACAGAGCTGGCGGAGGACTTAGACGGCGAGGAGAGCAGCCAGCAAAGCGAGACGATCAAGTCAGCCAGCGACGAGGAAGAcgaggacgaagacgaggagaGCAGCGGGGAAAAGAAGGAGACCCTGAATGGGTTTGTGGCAAGCCCACACAGTCCAGCGGAGAAGTCCCCACAAAAGGAGAACGGCCAGGCCAGCACAGCCGAGGCTAAGGCAGCCGCCAGCAACCACGATATGAGTGTCGTTAATCTGGATGAGGACAGCGACGAGGAAATGGAAGATATGTCGGACCTCAAGGTGCCGCCCGCTAAGCCAGCTTGCACCGAGATCCCAGTTCAGCCGCCTGCTTCTTCTAGCGGTGCCGAATCTTCAGATGATGCAGTGCTGATACCCTCCGACTCTGACTCCGAGGCCGCAGCACCGCCGCCACCCATCAAAAAGAGTCCAGTGGCAACAGTGGCGCCCAAGCCAGCGCCACCTCCGCCGCCGCCCGTTCtagatgacgatgacgacgacgacgactgtGTGGTCATTGAGGATGATACGCCGCCAAGTATTTCGATCAGCGGCATGGGGCTGGCTGGCAAGCGCAAGAGTGACCACCCGGACGATATGCACCAGCAACCCAGCAACAAGAGGCAGCGGAGCAGCACGCCCTTGGGCCTGGGCCAGCTGACCATCAAGGATGCCCGCTCGCTAATGCCACACGAAGCTTCAACAGGGTCTGTGGGACCCAGGGACTCAATCTATCCAGTGACCATTACCAATGCGGTGACTGGGGCGGCCACCAATCTCGGTGTGACGCCGCCTAAGCTGGTGCCCATGGCGGGGAACAACGTGGCCCAGCTGAATCCCCCGACTCTGTCCCTCACGGGGCTGCCCAGCATGACCAACAATGCCAATCTCCTGCCAGGACTCACAGACGACATGTTCGTCCTCGAGGCGCCATCGTTCATTGTGCCCTACATCTACGAGAAGCCGCCCCACGAGAACATTCGCGAGGTGATCAGGTCGATTGAGACGAAGTACGCCTTGTCGCCCGAAGACCTCGCCGAGGCAGTCAAAGGCGACGAATTCGACATGATGACCGAGCAGAACAAGGAGGTCAAGCCAGCGGATCCCTCCGCCGAGGGcaagaagaaaaagaagcgGGCAGACGATGAATCGTGGTCGGAGCAGTCGGACGAAGATGACGATgacgaagacgacgacgactcgGAGTCCGGGGTGCGCACCAAGGTACTGATCAAGGAGGCCAACGATGATCTGACTGCCCTCAAGGGAGCCATCAAGCCAGCGGCAGCCCTGGCGGCCACAGGGGGAGTGGTGCCGGCCAACAATGCGGCAAACAGCGGAAAACCCGGACAGGAGAACTATTTTGAGAGTCCGCTCGGAAAGTTCTTCATGGACATTGGCGTGGGTCTCGTGCAGGAGTATGTCCAGGCTGATCTGCTGCGTCTCCAGAAGCGCAAAATGCGCAAATCCCTCACGCGCGATCCGAAGGACTTTGAGATGGCCATCACCGCACTATCGGGCAACCTGCAGGCCTCCAAGACGAAAAACGCCCCCTTCAAGTTCACGATGAAACGCTGCGAGTTCTGCAACTTCAAATCGGAGTCGGCTCTCTCCATGGCCAACCACTACGAGACGCCGCACATGAACGGCGTCCTGTACAAATGCAATTTCTGCACTTTTGAGATCCGCAATGCCACGGAAATTGTCTACCACATGGAGGCCGTGCACAACATCAAGGCGCGTCTGATCAAGCCACTGCCATACCATCAGTGCCCCAACTGCGGGTTCGAGGACAATGGCAAGGCCAAGCTGGCGCGCCATCAGCCGGTGTGCGCCAAAAAGTTCCGCCCGGAATTGAATTTGGCGCCTCCCAACGACTGGGAAGCCCCTGCCAAGATACCACGCATTAAGCCCAGGCATGGGCTTGTAGGCACAGCTACCGCCTATCAGGTAAGCGATATCCATTGGGATTTCCTTTGGAATTGCGATTAAAactgttttatttttattccaGGCCATGGCTGCACAGGCAGCGGCGCAAAAGGCGGCATTGGCCACCattcaacagcagcaggcccAGGCTCAGGCCAGGAACCTGCAGGCAGCTGCCCTGGCCGCCCAGAATGCGGCCAAGATGCGACAACGTGCCCCACCGCCGCCGAAGCCCAATTTGGTGCGGAGCCCTCAGACGCCTGTGCGTGGAGCCGTTGCCAATACGGGACTCTCCACGCTGCCCAATAGCTATCAGTTAGCCGCGGGACAGCTTGTCCAGGTATAATGATCAAATCAAATCGGATCACGTGGAAGATGGTTTGCTCAAATATCGCTTTTTTTCTGCAGCAGGCATCCAAGAAGCCGATGGCAGGGCAGCCCAGCATTTCCATAACGCCATTACCTCGCCAAAGTGCGCTCGTCGGTGGTGCGGCCCCCTCGTCCAGCAAGGTGCCGCAAGCGGCAGCTGGCATGAAGCCCGGCCAGACGCCTACAGGCAACAACAAGGCTCAGTTCGTCATCTGCGAGATATGTGATGGCTACATCAAGGATCTAGAACAGCTGCGCAATCACATGCAGTGGATGCACAAAGTGAAGGTAAAGCTGAGTTTCCATATTGCCTGTGTGTTCCTTTTCTAACGTAAATTTTCTATTGAATTCTATTGTGCTGTGCAGATACATCCGAAGATGATCTACAACCGACCGCCACTGAATTGCCAAAAGTGTCAGTTCCGTTTCTTTACGGATCAGGGACTGGAGAGGCATTTGCTGGGCTCCCATGGCTTGGTCACGAGCTCCATGCAGGAGGCGGCGAACAAGGGCAAAGACGCCGGTCGCTGTCCCGTTTGTGGAAGGGTAAGTGTTACTCGTCATCGGGGATTAGTCATAATTATTTGTGATTCCCATTGCTAACTGCTATTTTCTATCTGTACAGATGTACCAATGGAAGCTACTGAATCACGTATCGCGCGATCATCACATGACCCTGAAGCCCGCACATCTATCGTACAAATGCACCGTGTGCACGGCCACTTTTGGGATGTACAAACAGTTCGAGACGCACGTGTATACCGCCCACAGCACTGTGGCCAGAAAGGCGATGGACAGCAAGAAGAACAGTGCGCAGTCGAGTGGATCCTCCTCTGCGTCTATATCGCGATCCCTGGGGGCTGCCAACGACTCGCTGCTGAAGCCGCTGAAGATCAACGATGAGATCACCATCATACCACAACCCGCATCGAAGCCACGCATCACAAATATGGAGAGTCATGTTATAGGTTCGTCTTTATCCCTCGCTCCCATATAGAGTCCAATgctaatctctccttttatatctgCACAGATTAAACAGACCGTGTTGGATCAACCAAAAACCTAATCTCGCATAGTTTTCAGCATTGGCAGGCGCTTTATCATTAGGTTTAGTTTTGTAAGCAGATCTAAACCGTGACGACGTCCACTTACTTTTCTACGACGTGGGACGGATGAGACGGGTCGGTCACATCCATATAGTTTCTTAAGTGTCCGAAGTGTATAAAAGTATAAGGAGAAAGTGTTATTAACGTAACCTTCCCTTCCCCCGGCATAAACTAAAGTAAATTATGCTACAGTTAAATCTTTCACACCAGCTACAGGATTCACGATAACTGATAAATCTAAATACGGATACTATTTTAGTTACGGATTACGGATAACAGATATATGTACGTTTTTTTGGAGTGCAGTGTGCACATATGTTGAAGTTGTAGCTACTACTAATCTATGATATATATATGAAGATAGACCACGTACATACGAGTACATTTAGCTGTAGATTATAGATcatagtatatatatttatgaatATTTTGAAAGTGATGAAGGAAAGCCGCCAGAGCGCATCGTCTGCATGATGACT contains:
- the LOC108152153 gene encoding uncharacterized protein LOC108152153 isoform X2; the protein is MTEVDVVLPEGVAEPTTKLASASSPTRAKADSKESSTEAIELANDDEKAESELEPEPEPEPKPKPEPETEVETEAEAEPEPAAKEAEEVSSGGKEITKDDVVEASPKAPGPEELMDVDETETVTEEEEDGEDSQITSSSSKEQKLPDGDEEMDTVEEEATTNGDHEREAEDAEEDDVEKIGSTAENSCEAEDPLGAATTQPDTEEEEASTEKKTELAEDLDGEESSQQSETIKSASDEEDEDEDEESSGEKKETLNGFVASPHSPAEKSPQKENGQASTAEAKAAASNHDMSVVNLDEDSDEEMEDMSDLKVPPAKPACTEIPVQPPASSSGAESSDDAVLIPSDSDSEAAAPPPPIKKSPVATVAPKPAPPPPPPVLDDDDDDDDCVVIEDDTPPSISISGMGLAGKRKSDHPDDMHQQPSNKRQRSSTPLGLGQLTIKDARSLMPHEASTGSVGPRDSIYPVTITNAVTGAATNLGVTPPKLVPMAGNNVAQLNPPTLSLTGLPSMTNNANLLPGLTDDMFVLEAPSFIVPYIYEKPPHENIREVIRSIETKYALSPEDLAEAVKGDEFDMMTEQNKEVKPADPSAEGKKKKKRADDESWSEQSDEDDDDEDDDDSESGVRTKVLIKEANDDLTALKGAIKPAAALAATGGVVPANNAANSGKPGQENYFESPLGKFFMDIGVGLVQEYVQADLLRLQKRKMRKSLTRDPKDFEMAITALSGNLQASKTKNAPFKFTMKRCEFCNFKSESALSMANHYETPHMNGVLYKCNFCTFEIRNATEIVYHMEAVHNIKARLIKPLPYHQCPNCGFEDNGKAKLARHQPVCAKKFRPELNLAPPNDWEAPAKIPRIKPRHGLVGTATAYQAMAAQAAAQKAALATIQQQQAQAQARNLQAAALAAQNAAKMRQRAPPPPKPNLVRSPQTPVRGAVANTGLSTLPNSYQLAAGQLVQASKKPMAGQPSISITPLPRQSALVGGAAPSSSKVPQAAAGMKPGQTPTGNNKAQFVICEICDGYIKDLEQLRNHMQWMHKVKIHPKMIYNRPPLNCQKCQFRFFTDQGLERHLLGSHGLVTSSMQEAANKGKDAGRCPVCGRMYQWKLLNHVSRDHHMTLKPAHLSYKCTVCTATFGMYKQFETHVYTAHSTVARKAMDSKKNSAQSSGSSSASISRSLGAANDSLLKPLKINDEITIIPQPASKPRITNMESHVID
- the LOC108152153 gene encoding uncharacterized protein LOC108152153 isoform X1, coding for MTEVDVVLPEGVAEPTTKLASASSPTRAKADSKESSTEAIELANDDEKAESELEPEPEPEPKPKPEPETEVETEAEAEPEPAAKEAEEVSSGGKEITKDDVVEASPKAPGPEELMDVDETETVTEEEEDGEDSQITSSSSKEQKLPDGDEEMDTVEEEATTNGDHEREAEDAEEDDVEKIGSTAENSCEAEDPLGAATTQPDTEEEEASTEKKTELAEDLDGEESSQQSETIKSASDEEDEDEDEESSGEKKETLNGFVASPHSPAEKSPQKENGQASTAEAKAAASNHDMSVVNLDEDSDEEMEDMSDLKVPPAKPACTEIPVQPPASSSGAESSDDAVLIPSDSDSEAAAPPPPIKKSPVATVAPKPAPPPPPPVLDDDDDDDDCVVIEDDTPPSISISGMGLAGKRKSDHPDDMHQQPSNKRQRSSTPLGLGQLTIKDARSLMPHEASTGSVGPRDSIYPVTITNAVTGAATNLGVTPPKLVPMAGNNVAQLNPPTLSLTGLPSMTNNANLLPGLTDDMFVLEAPSFIVPYIYEKPPHENIREVIRSIETKYALSPEDLAEAVKGDEFDMMTEQNKEVKPADPSAEGKKKKKRADDESWSEQSDEDDDDEDDDDSESGVRTKVLIKEANDDLTALKGAIKPAAALAATGGVVPANNAANSGKPGQENYFESPLGKFFMDIGVGLVQEYVQADLLRLQKRKMRKSLTRDPKDFEMAITALSGNLQASKTKNAPFKFTMKRCEFCNFKSESALSMANHYETPHMNGVLYKCNFCTFEIRNATEIVYHMEAVHNIKARLIKPLPYHQCPNCGFEDNGKAKLARHQPVCAKKFRPELNLAPPNDWEAPAKIPRIKPRHGLVGTATAYQAMAAQAAAQKAALATIQQQQAQAQARNLQAAALAAQNAAKMRQRAPPPPKPNLVRSPQTPVRGAVANTGLSTLPNSYQLAAGQLVQQASKKPMAGQPSISITPLPRQSALVGGAAPSSSKVPQAAAGMKPGQTPTGNNKAQFVICEICDGYIKDLEQLRNHMQWMHKVKIHPKMIYNRPPLNCQKCQFRFFTDQGLERHLLGSHGLVTSSMQEAANKGKDAGRCPVCGRMYQWKLLNHVSRDHHMTLKPAHLSYKCTVCTATFGMYKQFETHVYTAHSTVARKAMDSKKNSAQSSGSSSASISRSLGAANDSLLKPLKINDEITIIPQPASKPRITNMESHVID